Proteins co-encoded in one Paraburkholderia terrae genomic window:
- a CDS encoding lytic transglycosylase domain-containing protein → MSKRLFRVYRAASLALAAAALVACSTASAVKPIPLSQLTNDDQTFVQLREAARNNDAGRAAQLAAMIPDYPAPSYLEYFQLKPQLFDASGHPRIDAPDAPVLSFLQRYDGQAIADRMRNDYLVVLGARHDWKNFDQQYARFVLNDDTQVKCYALESRAAKGENVVEPARALLVDPRNYGDGCVDLITSLAINQQFTTDDVWQQIRLAYEQNQTSTGAKLVDALGNNRPDPTLFDQAATTPPLLLARGVGADPQSHQLALLAITRMARNDPAMAAATFGSVAPSLTSPERSIGWGTIAYQAAAKQMPGAVDWYRLSANAPLSNPAYEWRTRLALLNGDWTMVRWSVEQMPPALRSQPTWVYWHARALKQAGDVVTANQEFESISQQFNFYGQLAAEELGQKIVVPPKTTVTDAEVEQAGNTPGFALAQKFYQLNLRLEGNREWNWPLRSMTDRQLIATAEYARRIELYDRAVNTADRTKTEHDFSLRYLSPFRDIVERDAQSNGLDVEWAYGLIRQESRFIMNARSEVGASGLMQLMPGTAQLVAKKIGLGTISRAQMNDINTNILLGTNYLSMIYNEFDGSAVLATAGYNAGPGRPRNWRSTLPRGVEGAIFAEAIPFQETRDYVKNVLSNTVYYAALFEGRPQSLKARLGYIQPLQ, encoded by the coding sequence ATGTCCAAACGCCTCTTCCGAGTATATCGCGCGGCCAGTCTGGCGCTCGCCGCGGCGGCACTCGTCGCGTGCAGCACGGCCTCCGCCGTCAAGCCGATCCCGCTTTCCCAACTCACCAACGACGACCAGACTTTCGTGCAATTGCGCGAGGCAGCGCGCAATAACGACGCAGGCCGCGCCGCGCAACTCGCGGCGATGATTCCGGATTACCCGGCGCCGTCGTATCTGGAATATTTCCAGCTGAAACCGCAGTTGTTCGACGCCTCGGGTCATCCCCGCATCGACGCGCCCGACGCACCCGTGCTGTCGTTCCTGCAACGCTACGACGGTCAGGCCATCGCCGACCGCATGCGCAACGACTACCTCGTCGTGCTCGGCGCACGCCACGACTGGAAAAACTTCGACCAGCAATACGCGCGCTTCGTGCTGAACGACGACACGCAAGTCAAGTGCTACGCGCTCGAATCGCGCGCGGCGAAAGGTGAGAACGTGGTAGAGCCGGCGCGCGCGCTGCTCGTCGATCCGCGCAACTATGGCGACGGCTGTGTCGATCTGATTACATCGCTGGCGATCAACCAGCAGTTCACTACCGACGATGTCTGGCAGCAGATCCGTCTCGCGTACGAACAGAACCAGACCAGCACGGGCGCCAAGCTCGTCGATGCGCTCGGCAACAACCGGCCCGATCCGACGCTGTTCGACCAGGCCGCCACCACGCCGCCGCTTCTGCTCGCGCGTGGCGTAGGCGCCGATCCGCAATCGCATCAGCTCGCGCTGCTCGCTATCACGCGCATGGCACGCAACGATCCCGCCATGGCCGCCGCAACCTTCGGTTCCGTCGCGCCGTCGCTGACTTCGCCCGAGCGTTCCATCGGTTGGGGCACAATCGCCTATCAGGCGGCTGCCAAGCAGATGCCGGGCGCTGTCGACTGGTATCGGCTGTCGGCGAATGCGCCGCTGTCGAATCCCGCATACGAATGGCGCACGCGCCTCGCGCTGCTCAATGGGGACTGGACGATGGTGCGCTGGTCGGTCGAACAGATGCCGCCTGCGCTGCGCAGCCAACCCACTTGGGTCTACTGGCACGCGCGCGCTTTGAAGCAGGCGGGCGACGTCGTCACGGCGAACCAGGAATTCGAATCGATCTCGCAGCAGTTCAATTTCTACGGCCAGCTTGCCGCGGAAGAACTCGGCCAGAAGATCGTCGTTCCGCCGAAGACTACGGTGACTGACGCCGAAGTCGAACAGGCGGGCAACACACCGGGCTTCGCGCTTGCGCAGAAGTTCTATCAGCTGAATCTGCGTCTGGAAGGCAACCGCGAATGGAACTGGCCGCTGCGCAGCATGACGGACCGCCAGCTGATCGCCACCGCCGAATACGCGCGCCGTATCGAACTGTATGACCGCGCCGTGAACACGGCCGACCGTACGAAGACCGAGCATGACTTTTCGCTGCGCTACCTGTCGCCGTTCCGCGATATCGTCGAGCGCGACGCGCAGTCGAACGGGCTCGACGTCGAATGGGCGTATGGTTTGATCCGTCAGGAGTCGCGCTTCATCATGAACGCGCGCTCGGAAGTCGGCGCGAGCGGCCTGATGCAGCTGATGCCCGGCACCGCGCAACTGGTCGCGAAGAAGATTGGTCTCGGCACGATTTCGCGTGCGCAGATGAACGACATCAACACCAACATCCTGCTCGGCACGAACTATCTGTCGATGATCTACAATGAGTTCGACGGGTCCGCCGTGCTTGCCACGGCAGGTTACAACGCAGGTCCGGGCCGTCCGCGCAACTGGCGCTCAACGTTGCCGCGCGGTGTCGAAGGCGCGATTTTCGCGGAAGCCATTCCGTTCCAGGAAACGCGTGACTACGTGAAGAACGTGCTGTCGAACACGGTCTACTATGCAGCGTTGTTCGAAGGCCGTCCGCAATCGCTGAAGGCGCGTCTGGGTTATATCCAGCCGTTGCAGTAA
- a CDS encoding complex I NDUFA9 subunit family protein: MRHQTIAIVGGSGFIGSHLVNALVELGKTVRIATRRRYNARHLTLLPIDVIETDVFDPIQLARFVEGADAVVNLVGILHGHRGDPYGPEFAKAHVELPTKIVSACEGKGVHRLIHMSAIGADPRGPSMYLRSKGDGERAVHASSMLASTIFRPSVVFGPEDAFLNKFAFLQRMFPVIPLAKPNARFQPIFVGDVAKAIVNVLDLDASTGRTYELGGPSVYTLEALVEYCGDVIGKHARIIRLPDSLARLQALSFELAPGEPVISRDNLDSMKIDAVLSAPLAPELDIEPASIETIAPVYLTGSSFRSRFNAFRASAGR, encoded by the coding sequence ATGCGACATCAAACCATCGCAATCGTCGGCGGTTCCGGGTTTATCGGCAGTCATCTCGTCAACGCGCTCGTCGAACTCGGCAAGACGGTACGCATTGCCACCCGCCGCCGCTATAACGCGCGGCATCTCACGCTGCTTCCCATCGATGTGATCGAAACTGATGTATTCGATCCCATCCAGCTCGCGCGCTTCGTCGAGGGCGCGGATGCCGTCGTCAATCTCGTCGGTATATTGCATGGCCATCGCGGCGACCCGTATGGGCCCGAGTTCGCAAAAGCCCATGTCGAACTGCCGACGAAGATCGTCTCCGCGTGCGAAGGCAAGGGCGTACACAGGCTGATCCACATGAGCGCGATCGGCGCCGACCCGCGCGGGCCGAGCATGTATCTGCGCTCGAAGGGCGACGGCGAGCGTGCGGTGCATGCTTCGTCGATGCTTGCCTCGACCATCTTTCGTCCGTCCGTCGTGTTCGGCCCCGAAGACGCGTTCCTCAACAAGTTCGCGTTCCTGCAGCGCATGTTCCCCGTCATTCCGCTTGCGAAACCCAACGCCCGCTTTCAGCCGATCTTTGTCGGCGATGTCGCGAAGGCGATCGTCAACGTGCTGGATCTCGACGCATCGACTGGCCGCACGTACGAGCTTGGCGGGCCGTCGGTGTACACGCTCGAAGCGCTCGTCGAATACTGCGGCGACGTGATCGGCAAGCATGCGCGCATCATCCGCTTGCCGGATTCGCTGGCGCGCTTGCAGGCGCTGTCGTTCGAGCTGGCGCCCGGCGAACCCGTCATTTCGCGCGACAATCTCGATTCGATGAAAATCGACGCCGTGTTGAGCGCGCCGCTCGCGCCCGAGCTCGATATCGAACCGGCCAGCATCGAGACGATCGCGCCCGTGTATCTGACGGGTTCGTCGTTCCGCTCGCGCTTCAACGCGTTCCGCGCGAGCGCGGGCCGCTAA
- a CDS encoding DEAD/DEAH box helicase — MSVFYTRKQIDKWLDAFTIAKAGSYTNLVSDVSWSSDDLLTGIVQGTRIAPYRVRVYFNNHGKVLRIDGQCSCPVGNRCKHVAALLVAALPLQPEPAARGVRPEVIRWLNDFRTKHVSASPDNGKKPASTKASQVLVYVICESLIGKPEVRIFKARKSADGSIRTLDEPWHNVEKALVQPPKFVTEEDLTILRGLWLGRSRTYLSSFSLDGATGGEIVQKLIATGRAFVSPTTSTRRSALPCSLSAGRSRTGRIEWRTQADASMRPALQTEPPATILITTTQPFWYLDARTGEAGIVDAPWRADQLNEYLSMPSITADEAVLVGKMLQEIAPGLPSPPVHDRTDLRIIETAPIPVLKLDSLATWGRAPNNMFDFATLAFDYDGERVDAHSDVTLVRDSKGDVVQITRREDVEARCLKELGKAGLKEVSTKYASGASSFPEHMLVPSNPADWGDFINRAVPLLREGGWQVSMSEACRLNFVEIDAIDGEIREAGEGWFDVEMGVTVNGRTVRLEPLLVSLFRREPRWLSSRRDTIADNEVIELVTDRNERLHIRAERLKPVMRVLVDLFDFVTEHKLRVSKWDAAKFDALDKSGRWQFHGDTFVRELARRLVAGPGVSDAPVPRGLQAELRTYQRQGLSWMQFLREQNLAGVLADDMGLGKTVQTLAHILAEKEAGRLDRPALIVMPTTLMHNWCEEARRFTPDLRVLDLHGPQRHERFDEIGRYDVILTTYALLWRDQAVLAQHSYHLLILDEAQYVKNAATKAATTIRELRATHRLCLTGTPLENHLGELWAQFDFLLPGFLGTRQDFTRRWRTPIEKGGDIARRELLARRIRPFMLRRRKDEVAKELPSKTIIVRNIELEGAQRDLYETVRSAMQEKVRVAVAEKGLARSHIVVLEALLKLRQVCCDPRLVKNTRSARVAESAKLELLLDMLPELIEEGRRILLFSQFTGMLDLIAAALDEAQIPYVTLTGETTNRVTPVKRFTKGEVPLFLISLKAGGVGLNLTAADTVIHYDPWWNPAAENQATDRAHRIGQERPVFVYKLITAGSVEEKIVAMQGRKAALADAILSEDGAGAVKFSEDDLAALFEPIPAAGTTAPSTKPRTKRTTAKQES; from the coding sequence ATGTCTGTCTTTTACACTCGCAAGCAAATCGATAAATGGCTGGATGCCTTCACGATAGCCAAGGCCGGAAGCTATACGAACCTTGTCTCTGACGTGAGCTGGTCTTCGGATGACTTACTCACGGGTATCGTGCAGGGCACTCGCATCGCGCCGTACCGCGTGCGGGTGTATTTCAACAATCACGGCAAGGTCTTGCGGATCGACGGCCAATGCTCTTGCCCGGTAGGAAACAGATGCAAGCACGTTGCTGCATTGCTGGTTGCGGCCCTGCCGCTTCAACCGGAACCGGCGGCTCGCGGGGTGCGTCCGGAAGTGATCCGCTGGCTCAACGACTTTCGCACAAAACACGTATCCGCCTCGCCCGACAACGGCAAGAAGCCCGCGTCCACGAAAGCGTCACAGGTACTGGTCTATGTGATCTGCGAATCGCTCATCGGAAAGCCAGAAGTCAGAATTTTCAAGGCGCGCAAGAGTGCCGACGGCTCAATCCGCACGCTGGATGAGCCTTGGCACAACGTCGAGAAGGCGCTCGTTCAACCGCCGAAGTTCGTCACCGAGGAAGACCTGACGATCTTGCGTGGGTTGTGGCTGGGCCGCTCGCGAACCTATCTGAGCAGCTTTAGTCTGGACGGCGCGACAGGAGGCGAGATCGTCCAAAAGCTCATCGCGACGGGCCGCGCGTTCGTCTCGCCGACAACAAGCACGAGACGCTCGGCTCTGCCTTGCTCTTTGAGCGCCGGCCGCTCGCGCACGGGTCGCATCGAATGGCGCACACAGGCAGACGCGAGTATGCGCCCAGCGCTCCAGACCGAGCCGCCCGCGACGATTCTCATCACGACAACCCAACCATTCTGGTATCTGGACGCACGCACCGGCGAAGCAGGCATCGTCGACGCGCCGTGGCGGGCTGACCAGCTCAATGAATATCTGTCGATGCCGTCCATCACGGCTGACGAAGCCGTGCTCGTCGGCAAGATGCTGCAAGAGATCGCGCCGGGCTTGCCATCGCCGCCTGTGCATGACCGGACCGACTTGCGCATCATCGAGACAGCGCCGATTCCAGTGCTGAAACTCGACTCGCTGGCGACTTGGGGGCGAGCCCCAAATAACATGTTCGACTTTGCGACTCTCGCTTTCGACTATGACGGCGAGCGCGTCGATGCGCACAGCGACGTCACGCTCGTTCGCGATTCGAAGGGCGATGTGGTCCAGATCACACGTCGGGAGGACGTTGAGGCGCGATGTCTGAAGGAACTGGGCAAGGCGGGTCTCAAGGAGGTCTCGACGAAGTATGCGTCTGGCGCGAGCTCCTTTCCTGAGCACATGCTGGTGCCGTCAAATCCCGCCGACTGGGGAGACTTCATCAATCGTGCTGTGCCGTTGCTGCGCGAAGGTGGCTGGCAGGTGTCGATGAGCGAGGCGTGCCGTTTGAACTTCGTCGAAATCGATGCCATCGACGGCGAAATTCGTGAAGCCGGCGAAGGCTGGTTCGACGTCGAAATGGGCGTGACCGTCAACGGCCGCACCGTGCGGCTCGAACCGTTGCTGGTCAGCCTGTTCCGACGTGAGCCGCGTTGGCTTTCAAGCAGGCGCGATACCATCGCCGATAACGAAGTTATCGAACTCGTGACTGATCGCAACGAACGGCTGCATATCCGCGCGGAGCGTCTGAAGCCGGTCATGCGTGTGTTGGTCGATCTGTTCGATTTCGTAACGGAGCACAAGCTGCGCGTTTCGAAATGGGATGCAGCCAAATTCGACGCACTCGACAAAAGCGGGCGCTGGCAGTTTCACGGTGACACGTTCGTGCGAGAACTGGCGAGGCGGCTTGTCGCCGGGCCGGGCGTGAGCGATGCGCCCGTGCCGCGTGGGCTGCAGGCGGAACTGCGCACTTACCAGCGGCAAGGTCTCAGCTGGATGCAGTTTCTGCGTGAGCAAAACCTCGCAGGCGTGCTTGCCGACGACATGGGCCTGGGCAAAACCGTCCAGACGCTGGCCCACATCCTCGCTGAAAAGGAGGCGGGCAGACTCGACCGTCCCGCGCTGATCGTCATGCCCACCACGCTGATGCACAACTGGTGCGAGGAAGCGCGGCGTTTCACGCCGGACCTGCGCGTGCTCGACCTGCACGGGCCACAGCGTCATGAGCGTTTCGATGAAATCGGCCGCTACGACGTGATCCTCACCACGTATGCGCTGCTGTGGCGCGACCAGGCAGTGCTAGCGCAACACAGCTATCACCTGCTGATCCTGGACGAAGCGCAGTACGTGAAGAATGCCGCCACCAAGGCCGCCACCACGATTCGCGAATTGCGGGCGACGCATCGGCTGTGCCTGACGGGTACACCGCTGGAGAATCACCTCGGTGAGCTATGGGCGCAATTCGATTTCCTGCTGCCCGGTTTTCTCGGCACGCGACAGGACTTTACCCGGCGCTGGCGCACGCCGATCGAAAAGGGCGGCGACATAGCGCGGCGCGAACTGCTCGCGCGGCGCATCCGCCCATTCATGCTGCGTCGGCGGAAAGACGAAGTGGCGAAGGAACTGCCGTCGAAGACGATCATCGTGCGCAATATCGAACTCGAGGGCGCGCAGCGCGATCTCTACGAAACTGTTCGGTCGGCGATGCAGGAGAAAGTCCGCGTAGCCGTCGCGGAGAAGGGGCTCGCACGCAGTCACATCGTCGTGCTCGAGGCGCTTCTCAAGCTGCGCCAGGTCTGTTGCGATCCGCGACTCGTGAAGAACACCCGGAGCGCTCGCGTCGCAGAGTCGGCCAAACTGGAACTGCTGCTGGATATGTTGCCCGAACTGATCGAGGAAGGCCGCCGTATCCTGCTGTTCTCCCAGTTCACAGGCATGCTGGATCTGATCGCTGCTGCGCTCGACGAGGCGCAGATTCCGTACGTGACGCTGACGGGCGAGACGACCAACCGCGTCACGCCCGTCAAGCGCTTCACAAAAGGTGAGGTTCCACTGTTCCTCATCAGTCTGAAGGCGGGCGGCGTCGGCCTGAACCTGACAGCAGCCGATACGGTGATTCACTACGACCCGTGGTGGAATCCCGCCGCCGAGAACCAGGCCACTGACCGCGCGCATCGTATCGGACAGGAGCGGCCGGTGTTCGTCTACAAGCTGATCACGGCAGGTAGCGTGGAAGAGAAAATCGTCGCGATGCAGGGGCGGAAGGCGGCGCTGGCAGACGCTATTCTTTCTGAGGACGGTGCGGGTGCCGTCAAGTTCTCCGAAGATGATCTTGCGGCGCTGTTCGAACCCATTCCCGCAGCGGGAACGACTGCGCCTTCAACGAAGCCACGCACAAAGAGGACAACCGCCAAACAGGAAAGCTGA
- a CDS encoding winged helix DNA-binding protein — protein sequence MARHPTKIVSSEHLVSEFSAELSELEYGLIMASNAFNRWMVRCMAAAGDKDMTAIEVSLLHHVSHRERRKKIADICFVLNIEDTHVATYALKKLVARGYVKSEKTGKEVFFSATQAGRDLCMKYREVRESCLIATLKESGLTNEQIGEAAQLMRNASGLYDTAARAAASL from the coding sequence ATGGCGCGTCATCCGACCAAAATCGTCTCATCGGAACATCTTGTGTCTGAATTTAGTGCGGAGTTATCCGAACTCGAGTACGGGCTGATCATGGCGAGTAACGCGTTCAACCGGTGGATGGTCCGTTGCATGGCGGCGGCGGGCGACAAGGACATGACGGCGATCGAAGTTTCGCTGCTGCACCATGTGAGCCACCGCGAGCGGCGCAAGAAGATTGCCGATATCTGCTTCGTGCTGAATATCGAGGACACGCACGTTGCGACTTACGCGCTGAAGAAGCTCGTAGCTAGAGGGTATGTAAAAAGCGAAAAGACCGGCAAGGAAGTGTTTTTTTCTGCTACGCAGGCGGGGCGTGATCTGTGTATGAAGTATCGGGAGGTAAGGGAGAGTTGTCTGATCGCGACGCTGAAGGAAAGTGGGCTCACCAATGAGCAGATTGGGGAGGCGGCGCAGTTGATGCGGAATGCTTCCGGGCTTTATGACACCGCGGCGCGGGCGGCTGCATCGTTGTAG
- a CDS encoding glutathione S-transferase family protein — protein MKLVIGDKNYSSWSMRPWLVLKHFGIAFKEVMVLLNEAESKASILEHSPSGKVPCLIADDGVTVWDSLAICETLAERYPQHAMWPRDAIARGHARSVSAEMHSGFGALRNNMWMNIRASFPGKGATPEALADIARIDEIWSECLQTYGGPFLFGEFTIADAMYAPVVMRFNTWQPKLSEAALAYSRRVTAQPAVKAWIDDALQETHRIPYQDTCA, from the coding sequence ATGAAACTCGTTATCGGTGACAAGAACTATTCGTCGTGGTCGATGCGGCCGTGGCTCGTGCTCAAACACTTCGGCATTGCATTTAAAGAGGTGATGGTTCTGCTCAATGAGGCAGAGTCGAAAGCGTCGATCCTAGAGCATTCGCCTTCGGGCAAAGTGCCGTGCCTGATTGCCGACGACGGCGTCACCGTGTGGGATTCGCTCGCAATCTGCGAGACGCTCGCCGAACGCTATCCGCAACACGCGATGTGGCCGCGCGACGCCATCGCGCGTGGCCACGCGCGCAGCGTCAGCGCCGAGATGCACTCCGGTTTCGGGGCACTGCGCAACAACATGTGGATGAACATTCGCGCGTCGTTTCCGGGCAAGGGCGCGACACCCGAAGCACTGGCCGACATCGCGCGCATCGACGAAATATGGAGCGAGTGCCTGCAAACGTACGGCGGCCCATTCCTGTTCGGTGAATTTACGATTGCCGATGCGATGTATGCGCCCGTCGTGATGCGCTTCAATACGTGGCAACCGAAGCTGTCGGAAGCGGCGCTTGCCTATTCGCGCCGCGTGACGGCACAGCCCGCGGTCAAGGCGTGGATCGACGACGCATTGCAAGAGACACATCGCATCCCCTATCAAGACACCTGCGCATGA
- the pxpB gene encoding 5-oxoprolinase subunit PxpB, protein MTEPRIFPFGDTALVCEAPPPATLDCQRRVWSAAQAARDWPHVLEVVPGMNNLTVIFDPLAADPDDLTARLKAAWEQPGSAKDLGREVEIPVQYGGEFGPDLKTVADHTGLTVKEVVERHAGGEYIVFFLGFQPGFAYMGGLEEALHTPRRAEPRLEVPAGSVGIGGAQTGIYPATSPGGWQLIGRTALKLFDPSRTPPTLLQPGDRVRFTIAGLHA, encoded by the coding sequence ATGACTGAACCCCGCATCTTTCCGTTTGGCGATACCGCGCTGGTCTGCGAAGCGCCGCCGCCTGCCACGCTGGATTGCCAGCGCCGCGTGTGGTCGGCCGCCCAGGCCGCGCGCGACTGGCCGCACGTGCTCGAAGTGGTGCCCGGCATGAACAACCTGACCGTGATCTTCGATCCCCTCGCAGCCGATCCCGACGATCTGACGGCCCGGCTCAAGGCCGCTTGGGAGCAGCCAGGCAGCGCGAAGGACCTGGGCCGCGAGGTGGAAATCCCCGTGCAGTACGGCGGCGAGTTCGGCCCGGACCTGAAGACGGTGGCCGATCACACGGGCCTCACGGTGAAGGAAGTCGTCGAACGGCATGCGGGCGGCGAGTACATCGTGTTCTTCCTCGGCTTCCAGCCCGGTTTCGCGTACATGGGCGGGCTCGAAGAGGCACTGCACACGCCGCGCCGCGCCGAACCGCGTCTCGAAGTGCCCGCCGGCTCGGTTGGCATCGGCGGCGCGCAGACGGGCATCTATCCGGCCACTTCGCCAGGCGGCTGGCAACTGATCGGCCGCACGGCGCTGAAACTCTTCGACCCGTCGCGCACGCCGCCCACGCTTCTGCAACCGGGCGATCGCGTCCGCTTCACCATCGCGGGGTTGCACGCATGA
- a CDS encoding multifunctional CCA addition/repair protein, producing the protein MNIYAVGGAIRDELLGMPVQDRDYVVVGATPEQMVAKGFRPVGKDFPVFLHPDTHEEYALARTERKTSAGYHGFQFFYAPDVTLEEDLARRDLTVNAMAREVTPDGELIGPVIDPFNGQDDLKQRVFRHVSDAFLEDPVRILRVARFSARFTSFTVAPDTLALMRKMVEAGEVDALVPERVWQELSRGLMEKKPSRMFDVLRECGALARILPEIDALYGVPQRADYHPEVDTGVHVMMVVDHAAAQNYALAVRFAALTHDLGKATTPEDVLPRHIGHEGRSVDLLKPLCERLRVPNECRDLALLVAREHGNIHRVMETKAAGIVRLFERSDALRKPARFAEALQACEADARGRLGFEAKAYPQAERLRQALVAARAVDAGAVAKAYESDPSKIKDAVHRERVRAVAKALSETASD; encoded by the coding sequence ATGAATATCTACGCAGTAGGCGGTGCGATCCGCGATGAGCTGCTCGGGATGCCCGTGCAGGACCGCGACTACGTCGTCGTGGGCGCAACGCCCGAGCAGATGGTCGCAAAGGGTTTTCGCCCGGTCGGCAAGGACTTTCCGGTATTTCTGCATCCCGATACGCATGAGGAATACGCGCTTGCGCGGACCGAACGCAAGACGTCGGCGGGCTATCACGGCTTCCAGTTTTTCTATGCGCCCGACGTGACGCTCGAAGAAGACCTCGCGCGGCGCGATCTCACGGTCAATGCGATGGCGCGCGAAGTCACGCCGGACGGCGAGCTGATCGGCCCCGTGATCGATCCGTTCAACGGCCAGGACGATCTGAAGCAGCGCGTATTCCGGCATGTCAGCGATGCGTTTCTCGAAGACCCGGTGCGCATTCTGCGTGTCGCGCGTTTCTCGGCACGCTTCACGAGTTTCACTGTCGCGCCCGACACATTGGCGTTGATGCGCAAGATGGTCGAAGCGGGCGAAGTCGATGCGCTCGTGCCCGAGCGCGTGTGGCAGGAACTGTCGCGCGGACTGATGGAGAAGAAGCCGTCGCGGATGTTCGACGTGCTGCGCGAATGCGGCGCGCTCGCGCGCATCCTGCCGGAGATCGACGCGCTCTACGGCGTGCCGCAGCGCGCCGACTATCACCCGGAAGTGGATACGGGCGTGCATGTGATGATGGTCGTCGATCACGCCGCCGCGCAGAACTATGCGCTCGCTGTGCGCTTCGCCGCGCTCACGCACGATCTCGGCAAGGCGACCACGCCTGAAGACGTGTTGCCGCGTCATATCGGGCACGAAGGGCGCAGTGTCGATCTGCTGAAGCCCTTGTGCGAGCGTCTGCGGGTTCCGAACGAATGCCGCGATCTCGCGCTGCTGGTGGCGCGCGAGCACGGCAATATTCATCGTGTGATGGAGACGAAGGCGGCGGGCATCGTGCGGCTTTTCGAGCGCAGCGACGCGCTGCGCAAGCCGGCACGTTTCGCCGAAGCGCTGCAGGCTTGTGAAGCCGACGCGCGTGGCCGGCTCGGCTTCGAAGCGAAGGCCTATCCGCAGGCGGAGCGTCTGCGCCAGGCTCTGGTCGCCGCGCGTGCCGTCGATGCGGGTGCAGTCGCGAAGGCGTACGAAAGCGATCCGTCGAAGATCAAGGATGCCGTGCATCGCGAGCGGGTGCGGGCGGTCGCGAAGGCGTTGAGCGAAACGGCGTCGGACTGA
- a CDS encoding 5-formyltetrahydrofolate cyclo-ligase: MNSSIACNPTAKSKKELRAALLEARLHAALDAAGNDALRRRVLDVLTVYSPASVGLYWPLSGEFDIRAVIASWLAGDSARRASLPVITGRDRPLEFHVWTPDMPMQVGAHRIHEPTSGEVITPDLLFVPCVGFDVDGYRLGYGGGYYDRTLAAFREAGKVPVTVGVAYEVCRAGTLQREVHDVPLDVVVTEGACYPEGKPGL; the protein is encoded by the coding sequence TTGAACTCAAGCATAGCATGCAACCCCACCGCAAAATCGAAAAAGGAACTGCGTGCCGCGCTGCTGGAAGCACGTCTGCATGCGGCTCTCGATGCGGCGGGCAATGATGCCCTGAGGCGTCGGGTGCTGGATGTGTTAACGGTTTATTCGCCGGCAAGTGTAGGGTTGTACTGGCCTTTGTCAGGGGAGTTCGACATTCGGGCTGTGATTGCCTCGTGGCTCGCTGGCGATAGCGCGCGACGCGCGAGTTTGCCTGTGATTACTGGGCGTGATCGGCCACTGGAATTTCATGTCTGGACGCCTGATATGCCGATGCAGGTCGGGGCGCATCGGATTCATGAACCGACTTCCGGCGAAGTGATTACGCCTGATTTGCTGTTTGTGCCGTGTGTTGGGTTTGATGTGGATGGGTATCGGCTTGGGTATGGGGGTGGATATTACGACCGTACGCTCGCCGCGTTTCGCGAGGCTGGGAAGGTACCTGTGACAGTCGGTGTCGCGTATGAGGTGTGCCGGGCTGGCACTTTGCAGCGGGAAGTGCATGATGTTCCGCTTGATGTTGTTGTTACTGAGGGGGCTTGTTATCCGGAAGGGAAGCCAGGTTTGTAG